In Zingiber officinale cultivar Zhangliang chromosome 6A, Zo_v1.1, whole genome shotgun sequence, a single genomic region encodes these proteins:
- the LOC121996388 gene encoding uncharacterized protein LOC121996388, with protein sequence MSRVIKKFFIASMIMWIAPVVILYGFNNHVFPGTSHLSSSSQTLVSGFLAVISVNLVIGIYIFMALKEPSNREHQPDPAFLADAKASINQTQASTATSNDSAETREKAE encoded by the exons ATGTCAAGGGTGATAAAGAAGTTCTTTATTGCATCCATGATCATGTGGATAGCTCCAGTAGTCATCTTATATGGTTTTAACAATCATGTGTTTCCTG GTACAAGccatctttcttcttcatcccaaACACTTGTAAGTGGATTCCTGGCTGTTATATCAGTGAATCTGGTAATTGGAATCTACATCTTCATGGCACTGAAGGAGCCTAGCAACAGGGAGCACCAGCCAGATCCTGCGTTTTTGGCAGatgcaaaagctagcatcaaccaaacacaagcatCTACTGCGACAAGCAATGACAGTGCAGAAACAAGGGAGAAAGCGGAATGA
- the LOC121996389 gene encoding putative lipoate-protein ligase A has translation MALPQAIKAGLPCMNLLRMASVPILEQLYLEERLLRTSAENWCIINHGTSLPTIVMGISGRPSELVELKPVLRDQIPVIRRFSGGGTVIIDNGTLFVSLICNKNAIPGLQPYPHPIMSWTGQMYGQVLREFGDFHLRENDYAFNSHKFGGNAQSIIKDRWIHHTSFLWDYDARNMEYLKLPSRAPKYRSARSHVEFLCRMKNYVPSRTTFIEGTIKSLGGHFSIRPFDLDELGSLSGSLSGSTKLLTRQELEEAYSFQCVAVR, from the exons ATGGCTTTACCTCAAGCTATAAAAGCTGGACTTCCCTGCATGAATCTTCTTAGAATGGCATCTGTGCCAATATTAGAGCAACTATATTTGGAGGAAAGGCTGCTCAGAACCTCAGCAGAGAATTGGTGCATCATTAATCATGGGACAAGTCTTCCCACCATAGTCATGGGTATATCTGG GAGGCCTTCAGAACTTGTTGAACTGAAGCCTGTGCTTCGTGATCAAATTCCTGTGATTAGAAGATTTTCTGGAGGAGGCACGGTTATCATAGACAATGGCACACTTTTTGTCTCTTTGATTTGCAACAAGAATGCTATTCCGGGGCTGCAACCTTATCCTCACCCGATTATGTCCTGGACTGGGCAGATGTATGGTCAGGTGCTTCGTGAGTTTGGTGATTTCCATCTTCGTGAAAATG ATTATGCATTTAATAGTCATAAATTCGGTGGAAATGCTCAGTCCATAATTAAAGATCGATGGATCCATCACACATCATTTCTTTGGGATTATGATGCCAGGAACATGGAATATCTTAAACTACCCAGTCGAGCTCCCAAATACAGATCG GCACGATCTCATGTAGAGTTCTTATGCCGAATGAAAAATTATGTACCATCAAGAACAACCTTTATTGAAGGCACCATTAAGTCTCTTGGAGGCCACTTCTCGATTAGACCGTTTGATCTGGATGAACTTGGTAGCCTTTCTGGTTCTTTGTCTGGTTCCACCAAACTACTGACGAGGCAAGAATTGGAGGAAGCATACTCATTTCAATGTGTAGCCGTAAGATAG